One window of the Halorussus sp. MSC15.2 genome contains the following:
- the ligA gene encoding ATP-dependent DNA ligase LigA, producing the protein MKFGEFAETAAEIEALSADTDIVERVTTLFEDANDDLPVLARFVQGRVFPAWSSRTLDIGPSYCYEAIARAAGTNVSADDVEDRLADVGDVGEVAASYDFGGQQGLGAFTSGGGGGGDASGGTNDLTVAEVADELDALAAAEGSGSQDKKIDVLFGLFNRASNEEARYLARLVLSEMRIGVGEGTVRDATARAFDVSVESVERALQVSNDYGEVARVARDEGEAGLDAMDLELGRPVQAMLAQAGTVGDALDDWDEVAVEWKYDGARVQIHYDPDGLAWGGADASATGASERDDSTDRDVAVFSRNMEDVTDALPEVVEHVERHLDAPAILDGEVVATEDGEPLPFQEVLRRFRRKHDVERAREEVELDLFAFDCLHAEGDDLLRAPLTERHDRLEAVLEAGVSELWVSGDPEEIAEIEAEALDAGHEGIMLKNPDSTYSPGRRGKNWLKRKPDVETLDLVVTGAEWGEGRRASFLGTFLLSARADDAGEEFETLGKVATGITDEELADLTELLEPHVRTQDGQEVEIAPKVVFEVGYEEIQASPTYSSGYALRFPRFLGVREDKDPENADSLERVERLADEQ; encoded by the coding sequence ATGAAGTTCGGGGAGTTCGCCGAGACGGCCGCCGAAATCGAAGCGCTGAGCGCCGACACCGACATCGTCGAGCGAGTGACGACGCTCTTCGAAGACGCGAACGACGACCTCCCCGTGTTAGCCCGGTTCGTGCAGGGCCGGGTGTTCCCGGCGTGGTCCTCGCGGACCCTCGACATCGGGCCGAGTTACTGCTACGAGGCCATCGCACGGGCCGCCGGGACCAACGTCTCGGCCGACGACGTGGAGGACCGTCTCGCCGACGTGGGCGACGTGGGCGAGGTGGCCGCGAGCTACGACTTCGGCGGCCAGCAGGGACTCGGTGCCTTCACCTCCGGCGGCGGGGGCGGCGGAGACGCCAGCGGCGGAACGAACGACCTCACTGTCGCGGAAGTCGCAGACGAACTCGACGCGCTCGCGGCCGCCGAAGGCTCCGGCAGTCAGGACAAGAAGATAGACGTCCTGTTCGGCCTGTTCAACCGGGCGAGCAACGAGGAAGCCCGCTACCTCGCGCGCCTCGTCCTCTCGGAGATGCGCATCGGCGTCGGCGAGGGCACCGTCCGGGACGCCACCGCGCGAGCGTTCGACGTGTCGGTCGAGTCGGTCGAGCGCGCGCTACAGGTGTCGAACGACTACGGCGAGGTGGCCCGCGTGGCCCGCGACGAAGGCGAGGCCGGTCTCGACGCGATGGACCTCGAACTCGGCCGTCCGGTGCAGGCGATGCTGGCGCAGGCCGGGACGGTCGGCGACGCGCTCGACGACTGGGACGAGGTCGCGGTGGAGTGGAAGTACGACGGCGCTCGCGTCCAGATTCACTACGACCCCGACGGTCTCGCGTGGGGCGGTGCGGACGCGAGCGCGACCGGCGCGAGCGAGCGAGACGATTCGACCGACCGCGACGTCGCCGTCTTCTCGCGAAACATGGAGGACGTGACCGACGCGCTCCCCGAAGTCGTGGAACACGTCGAGCGCCACCTCGACGCGCCCGCGATTCTCGACGGCGAGGTCGTCGCCACGGAGGACGGCGAGCCGCTGCCGTTTCAGGAAGTTCTGCGGCGCTTCCGTCGGAAGCACGACGTCGAGCGCGCCCGCGAGGAGGTCGAACTCGACCTGTTCGCCTTCGACTGTCTCCACGCGGAGGGAGACGACCTGCTCCGCGCACCCTTGACCGAGCGCCACGACCGACTCGAAGCGGTTCTGGAGGCGGGAGTTTCCGAACTCTGGGTCAGCGGCGACCCCGAGGAAATCGCCGAGATAGAGGCCGAGGCGCTCGACGCGGGCCACGAGGGCATCATGCTCAAGAACCCAGACTCGACCTACTCGCCGGGCCGCCGGGGGAAGAACTGGCTCAAGCGCAAGCCCGACGTGGAGACGCTGGACCTCGTGGTCACGGGCGCGGAGTGGGGCGAGGGGCGGAGAGCGAGTTTCCTCGGGACGTTCCTGCTCTCGGCGCGCGCAGACGATGCGGGCGAGGAGTTCGAGACGCTGGGCAAGGTCGCCACCGGAATCACCGACGAGGAACTCGCGGACCTGACCGAACTCCTCGAACCTCACGTCCGGACTCAAGACGGTCAGGAGGTCGAAATCGCTCCGAAGGTCGTCTTCGAGGTGGGCTACGAGGAGATTCAGGCGTCGCCGACCTACTCGTCGGGGTACGCCCTGCGGTTCCCCAGATTCCTCGGCGTGCGGGAGGACAAGGACCCCGAGAACGCCGACTCGCTGGAGCGCGTCGAGCGACTGGCCGACGAGCAGTGA
- the psmB gene encoding archaeal proteasome endopeptidase complex subunit beta, with product MRSPMHGSEFSQNAARLEPDDTNPYAPEIGSIPDRSVDTEDIQELKTGTTTIGLTTADGVVMVTDQRASLGHMVSSKTAQKVEAVHPTGALTISGSVSAAQSLIRNLEVENNLYETRRGEDMSMEALSTLTSNLLRSGAFLITVPVLGGVDEEGGHIYSYDALGGVTEETYSVSGSGSQFALGVLEQDYHEDLSQDDAREVAIRALKSAVERDTASGNGMWLAEIDEEGVEISDYEDYDAAL from the coding sequence ATGCGTAGCCCAATGCACGGTTCAGAGTTCTCCCAGAACGCCGCACGTCTCGAACCCGACGACACCAACCCGTACGCCCCCGAAATCGGCTCTATTCCGGACCGTTCGGTCGATACCGAGGACATCCAAGAACTGAAGACCGGTACCACGACCATCGGTCTGACGACCGCCGACGGCGTCGTGATGGTCACCGACCAGCGAGCGAGTCTCGGCCACATGGTCTCCTCGAAGACCGCTCAGAAGGTGGAAGCGGTCCACCCGACCGGCGCGCTCACCATCTCGGGGTCGGTCTCTGCGGCCCAGTCGCTCATTCGGAACCTCGAAGTCGAGAACAACCTCTACGAGACCCGCCGCGGCGAGGACATGAGCATGGAGGCGCTCTCGACGCTGACGAGCAACCTCCTGCGCTCGGGCGCGTTCCTCATCACGGTCCCGGTTCTCGGCGGCGTGGACGAGGAAGGCGGCCACATCTACTCCTACGACGCGCTCGGCGGCGTGACCGAGGAGACCTACAGCGTCTCCGGGTCCGGGTCGCAGTTCGCGCTCGGTGTCCTCGAACAGGACTACCACGAGGACCTCAGTCAGGACGACGCCCGCGAGGTCGCCATCCGTGCACTGAAGAGCGCGGTCGAACGCGACACCGCCTCCGGTAACGGTATGTGGCTCGCCGAAATCGACGAGGAAGGCGTCGAAATCTCCGACTACGAAGACTACGACGCCGCGCTGTAA
- a CDS encoding CBS domain-containing protein, with protein sequence MELPTPQDLRERRTELGLTQSELADRAGVSQPLIARIEGGDVDPRLSTLRHIVDALEESEGDIVRAGDLMHEDVVSVAPDDPVNRAVSKMQEEGFSQMPVIEDGVPVGSISFEDLMSVGEDARDQPVSEFMGESFPTKSRNATLDELSTDLGHNKAVVVTERGNTVGIITEADIAARLS encoded by the coding sequence ATGGAACTGCCGACGCCCCAAGACCTCCGGGAACGCCGGACCGAACTCGGTCTGACTCAGAGCGAGTTGGCCGACCGCGCGGGCGTCTCTCAGCCGCTCATCGCCCGCATCGAAGGCGGCGACGTGGACCCCAGACTCTCGACGCTCCGCCACATCGTGGACGCGCTCGAAGAGTCCGAGGGCGACATCGTCCGCGCGGGCGACCTGATGCACGAGGACGTCGTCAGCGTGGCTCCCGACGACCCGGTGAACCGAGCGGTCTCGAAGATGCAGGAGGAGGGCTTCTCGCAGATGCCGGTCATCGAAGACGGCGTGCCGGTCGGCTCTATCAGTTTCGAGGACCTGATGAGCGTCGGCGAGGACGCCCGCGACCAGCCCGTCAGCGAGTTCATGGGCGAGAGCTTCCCGACCAAGTCCCGAAACGCCACGCTCGACGAACTCAGCACCGACCTCGGCCACAACAAGGCGGTCGTCGTGACCGAGCGCGGCAACACTGTCGGCATCATCACCGAGGCCGACATCGCGGCGCGACTGTCGTAA
- a CDS encoding PQQ-binding-like beta-propeller repeat protein produces MFGLNAGGGIRLFDREFGVERWHGPGHESRFGVFGPPTAVPPVAADGTIYAAIPGTEHVVALNASSGRERWRRSPGDELHRPAVRGGRLFAVNWPHRASAYVAETGERLWQAELPEQMVLPPTATSDGVVVPERTGITALNASDGSVRWRFDHDGNATEGAAAVAEGRVFVQSAGGDGALHALDLETGEEYWSAPVRGEGTPVVADGVVYAGAHDELVAVDAADGRVRWRYDSRLPLSTPAVGDGVLYAVAHDRIVALEEDR; encoded by the coding sequence GTGTTCGGCCTGAACGCGGGCGGTGGCATCCGACTGTTCGACAGGGAGTTCGGCGTCGAGCGGTGGCACGGTCCCGGCCACGAGTCGCGGTTCGGCGTCTTCGGCCCGCCGACCGCGGTTCCGCCGGTCGCCGCCGACGGGACGATTTACGCCGCGATTCCGGGCACCGAACACGTAGTGGCGCTCAACGCGAGCAGCGGGCGCGAGCGCTGGCGACGGTCGCCCGGCGACGAACTCCACCGCCCGGCCGTCAGGGGCGGACGACTGTTCGCGGTCAACTGGCCCCACCGCGCGAGCGCCTACGTCGCCGAGACCGGCGAGCGACTGTGGCAGGCCGAACTCCCCGAGCAGATGGTCCTCCCGCCGACCGCGACGAGCGACGGCGTGGTCGTCCCCGAGCGAACTGGCATCACGGCGCTGAACGCGAGCGACGGCAGTGTGCGCTGGCGGTTCGACCACGACGGGAACGCGACCGAGGGTGCCGCCGCGGTCGCTGAGGGGCGGGTGTTCGTTCAGTCGGCCGGGGGCGACGGGGCGCTACACGCTCTCGACCTCGAAACCGGCGAGGAGTACTGGTCGGCCCCGGTCCGGGGCGAGGGGACGCCCGTGGTCGCCGACGGCGTGGTCTACGCCGGAGCGCACGACGAACTCGTCGCGGTCGATGCCGCGGACGGGAGGGTTCGCTGGCGCTACGACTCTCGCCTGCCGCTCTCGACGCCCGCCGTCGGCGATGGCGTGCTGTACGCCGTGGCTCACGACCGAATCGTCGCGCTGGAGGAGGACCGATGA
- a CDS encoding DUF555 domain-containing protein translates to MSNYLVAMEAAWLVRDVEDIDDAIGVAVSEAGKRLNDQSMDYVEVEVGATGCPACGEPFDSAFIAAGTALVGLLLEMKVFNAEGEEHAQRIAKSEVGGALRDVPLEVVETIEYEEDEEIELGKDE, encoded by the coding sequence ATGAGCAACTATCTCGTTGCGATGGAGGCGGCTTGGTTGGTACGCGACGTAGAGGACATCGACGACGCCATCGGCGTCGCGGTCAGCGAGGCCGGAAAGCGACTGAACGACCAGAGCATGGACTACGTCGAGGTCGAAGTCGGCGCGACCGGATGCCCGGCCTGCGGGGAACCGTTCGACTCGGCGTTCATCGCCGCGGGTACCGCGCTCGTCGGACTCCTGTTGGAGATGAAGGTCTTCAACGCCGAGGGCGAGGAACACGCCCAGCGCATCGCCAAGAGCGAGGTCGGCGGCGCGCTCCGAGACGTGCCCCTCGAAGTCGTCGAGACCATCGAGTACGAGGAGGACGAGGAAATCGAACTCGGGAAGGACGAGTAG
- a CDS encoding peptidoglycan DD-metalloendopeptidase family protein, whose translation MPQKFNRRTVVKSLGIAATGITGTAALSGTVSAFAEGERVEATTDLNTRKRPGTESSVVATVNAGEVGEIVNGPTDEDGYTWWGIHWLDRDVWGWSVERYLNSAGSGSAGTDIVWPMDGIISSDYGQRSSGFHGGVDIDNNDTGVGTPVYAARAGTAYTAYDSDGYGNYVYIVHENGYETEYGHLNSFAVSDGEQVSRGDKIGGMGNSGNSTGPHLHFGIEQNNSPKPIPGDNYQSVSALGAIQKDYSGL comes from the coding sequence ATGCCACAGAAATTTAACCGGCGTACGGTCGTCAAGTCGCTCGGAATCGCCGCGACGGGAATCACCGGCACCGCCGCACTGAGCGGGACCGTGAGCGCGTTCGCGGAGGGGGAACGAGTCGAAGCCACCACCGACCTGAACACGCGAAAGCGACCCGGGACGGAGTCGTCCGTCGTCGCCACGGTGAATGCCGGTGAGGTCGGCGAAATCGTCAACGGGCCGACCGACGAGGACGGGTACACGTGGTGGGGAATCCACTGGCTCGACCGTGACGTGTGGGGCTGGTCGGTCGAGCGGTACCTGAACTCCGCGGGCAGCGGTAGCGCCGGGACGGACATCGTCTGGCCGATGGACGGTATCATCTCGTCGGACTACGGCCAGCGCTCCAGCGGGTTCCACGGCGGCGTTGACATCGACAACAACGACACCGGCGTTGGAACGCCCGTCTACGCCGCGCGGGCCGGAACCGCCTACACCGCCTACGACTCGGACGGTTACGGCAACTACGTCTACATCGTCCACGAGAACGGCTACGAGACGGAGTACGGCCACCTCAACAGCTTCGCGGTCTCCGACGGCGAGCAGGTCAGCCGAGGCGACAAAATCGGCGGCATGGGCAACTCCGGCAACTCCACCGGACCGCACCTCCACTTCGGCATCGAGCAGAACAACAGCCCCAAGCCAATCCCCGGCGACAACTACCAGAGCGTCAGCGCCCTCGGTGCGATTCAGAAGGACTACAGCGGCCTGTAA
- a CDS encoding GNAT family N-acetyltransferase: protein MNGCQVERATVTDAGELAQVYRSAYRENRRLGFPAKAESVTEDEVSEWVRENRVLVAVTEGELVGGVRLEETDPERVKLSRLGVRERQKGEGVGSLLLDRAERTARDCGYATVWLTTPEDHPYLPEFYRRRGYERTGTYPLEYRDYDEIVLEKQIR, encoded by the coding sequence ATGAACGGGTGTCAGGTCGAGCGAGCGACGGTCACAGACGCCGGGGAACTCGCGCAGGTGTACCGGAGCGCGTATCGGGAGAACCGACGACTCGGCTTCCCGGCGAAAGCGGAATCCGTAACCGAGGACGAAGTCTCGGAGTGGGTTCGGGAGAACCGAGTCCTCGTCGCCGTGACCGAGGGCGAACTCGTCGGTGGTGTGCGCCTCGAAGAGACCGACCCGGAGCGCGTCAAACTCAGCCGTCTCGGCGTTCGCGAGCGACAAAAGGGAGAGGGCGTCGGGAGTCTGTTGCTGGACCGCGCGGAGCGAACCGCGCGAGACTGTGGCTACGCCACCGTCTGGCTCACGACGCCGGAAGACCACCCGTACCTCCCCGAGTTCTATCGTCGGCGCGGATACGAACGGACGGGTACGTATCCGCTGGAGTATCGCGACTACGACGAAATCGTCCTCGAAAAGCAGATTCGATAA
- a CDS encoding pyridoxal phosphate-dependent aminotransferase, with protein sequence MTGFSDRVEQVSISGIREVFEAAGEDAINLGLGQPDFPTPEHARQAAVEAIEAGKADAYTSNKGTRELREAISAKHDRDNDFSVPPENLVATSGGSEALHIALEAHVNAGEEVVFPDPGFVSYDALTRLAGGDPKPVPLREDLTLDPATVEDAITEDTAAFVVNSPANPTGAVQSEDDMREFARIADEHDVLCISDEVYEHIVFDGDHHSPMAYAESDNVVVVNACSKTYSMTGWRLGWVAASERRIERMLRVHQYGQACASAPAQFAAEAALSGPQDQVEEMVTAFEERRDVLLDGLADMGIDCPTPRGAFYAMPKVPDGWVDEVIDRGVVVVPGDAFGDHGDGYARISYATDMETLKEAIEVMREATNAVR encoded by the coding sequence ATGACAGGCTTCTCCGACAGGGTCGAGCAGGTCTCCATCAGCGGCATCCGCGAAGTGTTCGAGGCGGCGGGCGAGGACGCCATCAACCTCGGACTCGGACAACCGGACTTCCCGACGCCGGAACACGCCCGGCAGGCCGCGGTCGAGGCCATCGAGGCCGGGAAGGCCGACGCCTACACCTCCAACAAAGGGACGCGCGAACTCCGGGAGGCCATCAGCGCGAAGCACGACCGGGACAACGACTTCTCGGTCCCGCCCGAGAACCTCGTCGCCACGTCGGGCGGGAGCGAGGCGCTCCACATCGCGCTGGAGGCCCACGTGAACGCGGGCGAGGAGGTCGTCTTCCCCGACCCCGGGTTCGTCTCCTACGACGCGCTGACCCGCCTCGCGGGCGGTGACCCCAAGCCCGTTCCCCTGCGCGAAGACCTGACCTTGGACCCCGCGACAGTCGAGGACGCCATCACCGAGGACACCGCGGCGTTCGTCGTCAACAGTCCCGCGAACCCGACCGGTGCGGTCCAGAGCGAGGACGACATGCGGGAGTTCGCACGCATCGCCGACGAACACGACGTGCTGTGCATCTCCGACGAGGTGTACGAACACATCGTCTTCGACGGCGACCACCACTCGCCGATGGCCTACGCCGAGTCGGACAACGTGGTCGTCGTCAACGCCTGCTCGAAGACCTACTCGATGACCGGGTGGCGTCTCGGGTGGGTCGCCGCCAGCGAGCGCCGCATCGAGCGCATGCTCCGGGTCCACCAGTACGGGCAGGCCTGCGCCAGCGCCCCGGCCCAGTTCGCCGCGGAGGCCGCGCTCTCCGGACCGCAGGACCAAGTCGAGGAGATGGTGACCGCCTTCGAGGAGCGCCGGGACGTCCTCCTCGACGGACTGGCCGACATGGGCATCGACTGCCCGACGCCACGCGGCGCGTTCTACGCCATGCCGAAAGTCCCCGACGGGTGGGTGGACGAGGTCATCGACCGCGGCGTCGTTGTCGTGCCCGGCGACGCCTTCGGCGACCACGGCGACGGGTACGCCCGCATCTCCTACGCGACGGACATGGAGACGCTGAAGGAGGCCATCGAGGTCATGCGCGAGGCGACGAACGCGGTCCGATAG